A stretch of DNA from Triticum dicoccoides isolate Atlit2015 ecotype Zavitan chromosome 2A, WEW_v2.0, whole genome shotgun sequence:
CCATATCGTGTTCAGTTGAGAAGTCTATTAATGCatagttttgttttatttcttgATATAAAGCTATATTTGGATTGTGGATGTCTAATTACTCCCATTGTAAATGTCTTCCTCAGGATCTTCTTGGCATCGGCCATAACCGTCCAGGATGAGCGAGGCGTTGGTCCAAGGTCTGGCTGAGACACTAATCACATTAGCAACTCTTCTGTCCTGGTGAACTGAAGACTGTATATACATTGTAAGCTGAAGACTGTAAACAGCGAGGTACAAGTGGGTTAACGCAGGACCAGGGATGATAGAACCATCAGATGTGAGCTCACTCGTTTTCAGATGCTTGGAGAAAGAGCGTCACGTGTCGATCGTTGCGTTGCTGACTGTACATTCCCCATTAGCAGCGAAGTTTCAGTGGCAGACATGAGAATGTCAACTGCTACCTCAGCGGCTCAGCCACTGTGGATCTCTGTTGACTCTAGATTCTTGTTTTTGGATCTCAGTTTAGCTGTAGCACGCGTGGGAGATCACAACCAGATGGTAGTCGCACATGGGAAGAGTCTGGCTTCACGTTTTGGTTGTCATGCTGTTCTTCGGCACGGATGCACGATGCCCGGTGAATCAGATTGTAGGGCTGTGCCGGCTGTCGATTGTTTCAGTTGTTTGGATGCGTCCCTTCAGAGATGCAGTAGCTATATGATGCACATTTCTTCTGTCATTTTGTTTGTGTGAGGGGGTCATTTTGTAGATTTCAGTATCATCCTCTGAAACGTCGGAATGGATTTCTGTCAAATCAACTGCAGACTTTCTTCTTCCTTCCAGTTGGTGCTTTCCGCGGCAGATCTTCAACAACTTGTTCACAAGGTGGGTCTCAACCAACATTCTTCGAGCGTGTACGTTGTCCTGCCTCTCGCGGCAGGTTTCTATCACGGTTCATCTCATGGTGGCGTGTGTGTTGCTCaatattttaaatagcgcgctacaaaatatagcgaggcccttctctaaatgctacacaagttatagcgcgctaatagcgtgctatatttcaaaatagcgtttgcaaaaaaaatcaaatatatcTAGAAATAAAGTATTTAAGCAACTAAATTTTTCATAGGAGCAAGCAATATATGCGTCTGATAAAAGGAGTGAGAAAGCTAATGGGAGAATCTGATAAAAGGAGTGAGAAAGCTAGTGGTCGTTGGTTGGTTTTGGCCTACTGGTCCTGCTGGGCTGTGCTTATTTCAGTTTTGCATGGTCTGCACGTTGTAACGTTACAATGTTACAACGTTATAGCGTGTGTAGCGCGCTAATTACGCGATTAGCACCGTAGCGTCCGATTTTGCCAAAACGTAACGTCTCTCTTCCAAATATGCTATAACCGCGTTATAACGGCGAAATAGCGTGCTATTTAAAATATTGGTGTTGCTAGAGACCATGTTTCGCTTTTTCGCAATCACTCCTTTCAACCGATTATATTTCCGAGGACGAGGTCACCGGCGTTCTTCATGGTTCACTAAGAAGATGGAGTTGAAAAGCCCTGCAAAAAAAAAGATGAAGTTGAAAAGCCCTGCAAAAAAAAGATGGAGTTGAAAAGCTATGATGTATTATTTTTGTACTTCTTGTTTGGTCTTCAGTGTACTTCTTTGTATTTCTTGATGTTTACTAGCTTAATTGTACGCGCGCTCTAACACATGCATACATCCATATTATAGTGGTTCAATATCATTCGTGTCCTGACATAAATCTTACATCCATCATATTATGAATTTCGGTAAGATTTGTGTTGATTTGATTTGACTATGGCTGGGGGAAAAGGGAGAAAGTTTTGATATAGGTGAAGTTTTGGAAGATTTGATTCTTGGtagttttgatttgatttgaacaTATGAGTAGAGGAAGATAAGGAAGATTTTGATTTAAATGAGGTTTTGATGAGATATGATTTGATTAATTTTACGCAGAAACGCGGGGTTAAGATCGTGGAAAGGGCGGAGGCAAAGTCGAACATACGAGATAATGAGAAAATGTTATGGGTGTTGTAAGATATTTTCCCTTGGTGATATATCTTGTATTTATTTTTCATAACAACCAACGGCTAGACAAGATATATTATCTCAATAATTGGATGATAAGTTGACATATCCCAAAGAGAAGACATTATTAAATTCCTCAATATCTTCTTTCCAGAAGGAAAAAAAATAGCGCAGCCACGAGATTGTTTCGCCTTTTCTTCCCTTTCNNNNNNNNNNNNNNNNNNNNNNNNNNNNNNNNNNNNNNNNNNNNNNNNNNNNNNNNNNNNNNNNNNNNNNNNNNNNNNNNNNNNNNNNNNNNNNNNNNNNNNNNNNNNNNNACCCTCCCCCAAGACAAAATCTCCAGAGACGAGGCCAAAAAAAGGGAAGAAAAGGCGAAACAATCTCGCCATCCCTCGATTCCGACGAGGGTTTCGccgaacccgccgccgccgccgccgccattgaccGCACAAGGTTCGTCCCCATCCCCTCCCCCTCTCCCCGATCCGCCGTCGCCCGGCCCCGCCCGTCGATCGATTCGCTGACCCCGCCGCGCCCGATTCGATCCAGGAGAACGAGGAGCGCGAGGGGAGGAGGACGACTGCGGCAATGACGTGGCTCCGCGCCGCCACGGGCCTGGCCCGCCACGCCGCGCGGCGGGCGGCCCTCGCCCGCGCCACCATCCCCACCCCGGGCGCCCGATCCGCGGGGTTCCACACCTCCGCGCTCCGCCGCAGGGCCGCGGCGCCGGCCCCGCGGGCCGTCCCGCTCTCCAGGCTCACCGACAGCTTCCTCGACGGCACCAGCAGCGTCTACCTCGAGGAGCTGCAGCGCGCGTGGGAGGCGGACCCGGCCTCGGTCGACGAGTCGTGGGACAACTTCTTCCGCAACTTCCTCGGCCAGGCGGCCTCCCCCACGGCCGGCCTCTCCGGCCAGACCATCCAGGAGAGCATGCAGCTGCTCCTCCTCGTGCGCGCCTACCAGGTCAACGGCCACATGAAGGCCGCCCTCGACCCGCTGGGGCTCGACGACCGCGCCGTGCCCGAGGACCTCGACCTCGCCCTCTACGGCTTCACCGAGGCCGACCTCGACCGCGAGTTCTTCCTCGGCGTCTGGATGATGGCCGGGTTCCTCTCCGAGAACCGGCCCGTGCTCACCCTCCGCGAGATCCTCAGCAAGCTCGAGCGCGCCTACTGCGGCCCCATCGGCTTCGAGTACATGCACATCCCCGACCGCGACAAGTGCAACTGGCTCCGGGAGAAGATCGAGACCGTCGCGCCCAGGGAGTACCCCAAGGACCGCCGCCTCGTCATGCTCGACAGGCTCATCTGGAGCACCCAGTTTGAGAACTTCCTCGCCACCAAGTGGGCCACCGCCAAGCGGTTCGGCCTCGAGGGCGGCGAGACCCTCATCCCCGGCATGAAGGAGATGTTTGACAGGTCTGCTGATCTCGGCGTCGAGAACATTGTCATTGGCATGCCCCACAGGGGGAGGCTCAATGTGCTGGGGAACGTCGTCCGCAAGCCCTTGTCTCAGATATTCAGTGAGTTTGCTGGTGGGACGAGGCCTGTCGAAGGCGAGGATGGGCTCTACACTGGAACCGGTGATGTCAAGTACCATCTGGGTACCTCCTACGACCGGCCCACCCGTGGTGGCAAGAGGATCCACTTGTCGTTGGTCGCCAATCCCAGTCATCTGGAGGCCGTCGACCCTGTTGTCATTGGCAAGACGCGTGCAAAGCAGTTCTACTCCAATGATGATGACAGGACAAAGAACATGGGCATTCTTATTCATGGAGATGGTAGCTTTGCTGGGCAGGGCGTGGTGTATGAGACGCTCCATCTGAGTGCCCTTCCAAACTACACTACTGGAGGAACCATTCACATTGTTGTCAACAATCAAGTTGCCTTCACAACTGATCCAAGAGCCGGCAGGTCTTCCCAGTACTGTACGGATGTGGCAAAGGCCGTGAATGTCCCTATATTCCATGTTAATGGTGATGATCTGGAGGCTGTTGTACGTGTCTGCGAACTTGCAGCTGAGTGGCGCCAGACTTTCCATTCTGATGTGGTGGTTGACCTGATCTGCTACCGTCGTTTTGGACACAATGAAATTGACGAGCCATCCTTCACACAGCCAAAGATGTATCAGGTAATCCCCATGCTACTGAATCTGTGTTGTTGTTGATCATTTCCACTTAGGTAGTTAGGTTTCTAATCAATACATGATTACCCTCTCTATCGTGTTCCTGTCTCTATCATACTTGTGCTTTTATGCTGATATTGATGCTTCAGCTCAATTCTCATTCCTTTTTAGCTGCATCTGATTACCCTCTATCTTGTTCCTGTCTCTATCATACTTGTGCTTTTATgctgactagcaagatgcccatgcgttgcacgcatcaagactcatttgtatgagtagtttatcttgtgggagaaaaggatgaacgagggaaggccttatttgcaaatctggagaggggtgtgggtatctttttgcaaaattgccattgtttccttcctatctgtcagatataaatcggacggcctatattgcaggatggcaggcacaccatcatcaccaacttcgttttttataagagtagagatattgaTGCTTTGTGCTTCTAGCACCCTGTGTTTCACTGTTTCTGATGAAAATTATTCTTTGGCAGGTCATTAAGAACCATCCCAGTTCATTGAAGCTttatgaacagaaactgcttgaaaCAGGTGAAGTCACTAAAGATGATGTTCAGAGGATCCACGACAAAGTGAACCGAATCCTAAATGAAGAGTTCGCTAAAAGCAAAGATTATGTTCCCAACAAGAGGGATTGGCTCTCTGCTTACTGGACTGGCTTTAAGTCACCTGAGCAAATTTCACGTGTTCGCAACACCGGGTAACAGCATTATTTGTGTTGATTATGCTTGTAGTTTATGTCTTCAACAGTTATGCCATTCATCGTCATTGAAATGCTTGCCTTGCAGGGTTAAGCCGGAGGTACTGAAACGTGTTGGGCAAGCAATTACTACTCTGCCTGAAAGCTTCAAGCCCCACAGAGCAGTAAAGAAGATTTTTGAGCAGCGCGCTGCAATGATCGAGAGTGGTGAAGGTATTGACTGGGCTGTTGCCGAAGCCCTTGCATTTGCAGCACTCATAGTTGAAGGCAACCATGTTAGGCTGAGTGGACAGGATGTGGAAAGGGGAACTTTTAGCCACCGGCATTCGGTTGTGCATGACCAGGAAACTGGGGCGAAATACTGCCCGCTCGATCATGTTGTGATGAATCAAAATGAGGAGCTGTTTACTGTTAGCAACAGGTACGTCTGCTAATGGAGCTATTATTTGTGTCATCCTACTAGCCGCTGTAATATTATCTGCACTTGTTAAATTTGGAAGCTTATGAGATCATTTGTGTTCCCTGGTGGTTCATAGACAAAAATGGAGAAACTATATCTGGTTCTGTAGGTTTATTTGGCCCATCTCTGCTATTGAATATAATTGTTCAGCTTACCAGCATAACAATAAGCTTTACTTTCATTTGTCTTTAGACATGAATGGATAAAAGTATCATTATTTAGATAAGCTCTACGTTTACTTGCTGCCTCGAACCGCCCACTTAATTTTATTAACTTGTCACCTTTCATATTCTAACTTAGATTATTCCAGTTATATATAGTTTTGAGATAGCTCCTGTTTTACCTGTAACAAGTTTCAATTTGAATAAGGAGAATTTGCTTCTTGCCTGGGATTGAGTACATGAATGTGCCTTTTGCAGTTCACTTTCTGAATTCGCTGTTCTTGGGTTTGAATTGGGCTACTCCATGGAGAACCCGAATTCGCTAGTACTCTGGGAAGCTCAGTTTGGTGACTTCTCCAATGGTGCACAAGTGATGTTCGACCAGTTTCTGAGTAGTGGAGAGGCAAAATGGCTGCGCCAAACTGGCCTTGTTGTTCTACTGCCTCATGGTTACGATGGCCAAGGTCCTGAACACTCCAGCTCCCGTTTGGAGCGCTTCCTTCAGGTAATTCATGGAACATAgttgttcttgttgtttttctgTATCATGGAGCTAATTATTCCTGTCCAGTAAGAAGCAGCCTCCTG
This window harbors:
- the LOC119353088 gene encoding 2-oxoglutarate dehydrogenase, mitochondrial-like yields the protein MTWLRAATGLARHAARRAALARATIPTPGARSAGFHTSALRRRAAAPAPRAVPLSRLTDSFLDGTSSVYLEELQRAWEADPASVDESWDNFFRNFLGQAASPTAGLSGQTIQESMQLLLLVRAYQVNGHMKAALDPLGLDDRAVPEDLDLALYGFTEADLDREFFLGVWMMAGFLSENRPVLTLREILSKLERAYCGPIGFEYMHIPDRDKCNWLREKIETVAPREYPKDRRLVMLDRLIWSTQFENFLATKWATAKRFGLEGGETLIPGMKEMFDRSADLGVENIVIGMPHRGRLNVLGNVVRKPLSQIFSEFAGGTRPVEGEDGLYTGTGDVKYHLGTSYDRPTRGGKRIHLSLVANPSHLEAVDPVVIGKTRAKQFYSNDDDRTKNMGILIHGDGSFAGQGVVYETLHLSALPNYTTGGTIHIVVNNQVAFTTDPRAGRSSQYCTDVAKAVNVPIFHVNGDDLEAVVRVCELAAEWRQTFHSDVVVDLICYRRFGHNEIDEPSFTQPKMYQVIKNHPSSLKLYEQKLLETGEVTKDDVQRIHDKVNRILNEEFAKSKDYVPNKRDWLSAYWTGFKSPEQISRVRNTGVKPEVLKRVGQAITTLPESFKPHRAVKKIFEQRAAMIESGEGIDWAVAEALAFAALIVEGNHVRLSGQDVERGTFSHRHSVVHDQETGAKYCPLDHVVMNQNEELFTVSNSSLSEFAVLGFELGYSMENPNSLVLWEAQFGDFSNGAQVMFDQFLSSGEAKWLRQTGLVVLLPHGYDGQGPEHSSSRLERFLQMSDDNPFVIPEMDPTLRKQIQECNWQVVNVTTPANYFHVLRRQIHRDFRKPLIVTAPKNLLRHKECKSNLSEFDDVEGHPGFDKQGTRFKRLIKDRNDHKEVEEGINRLVLCSGKVYYELDDERKKSERSDVAICRVEQLSPFPYDLIQRELKRYPNAEIVWCQEEPMNMGAYSYISPRLYSAMKTLGRGTFEDIKYVGRAPSAATATGFLTVHVQEQSELVKKALQPEPIKFP